A single Candidatus Binataceae bacterium DNA region contains:
- a CDS encoding AAA family ATPase: protein MRCGRCGADNPDGKRFCGDCGAAFALCCPQCGAENPYDKKFCGDCGASLIQQPVAAEGAEASALVEATQSIGERRHLTVLFCDLVDSTALASQLDPEDWRSAVGAYHRTAAEAITRFGGHVAKYLGDGVMAFFGYPEAHDNDAERAARSGLALLDALAVLNESSAHPRLAARIGIDSGPVVVGAGAGPGADVFGDVPNVAARVQSAAESDSVFVTAATHRLISGLFITEDRGTQTLKGIAEPLPLYRIVRPSGARGRLEAAAAARGLTPFVGRDDELRLLTSRWERAREGEGQVALIIGEAGIGKSRLLHRFRETLSGAPHSWIDAAAGAFFQHTPFYPVTEILRQLVWVQSFNRLDDYLRDPTITSKRDSEPTPTPVSTVPDEAIAQLLTGLTQAGISPAVAIPLLAPLLNLALPSEYAPSSLPPDQQRRRLLATLVAWILATARTQPLIIAIEDLHWADPSTLELIQLLVEQGNTVPLFLLFTARPEFRSPWPLRSHHAQINLNRLNVRDVRTIVAQIAAQKALADETVSAVVDRTGGVPLFVEELTRALLERADARPTGREIPATLHDSLIARLDRLGPARETLQLGAVLGSDFSYELLYAIHPTHDHDELQRHLRLLTDAELLYVRGLAPDATYQFKHALIRDAAYEALLKSRRKELHRLVAQTIDTQFSTLKENQPEVLAQHWTEAGQIEPAIAAWIRASQAAKSRNAFNEALRHYEAAIELTGELPEAAEHDSQKLGLLAAMTQLLVNAKGLSAPETREAMEQACTLAEKVGNLPQLILHLFWIWLSVMAAGTPQSAAPIADEILVLAERDATPASLGLARLAQARVHLYTGDLLGAEEYFASYSIHLTGDELKPLYGGFAGAWALAGFGAWLLGHVDSARSRVARAIDLGSKSDDPYPLALALYVESRFFGYLKEFGRAEAAAARAAALSKEHGFGQVLQYARLEMGWARAQLGFASEGVSTINQSLAGLDEIGVRTGLADFLTQLAEAQALDGKVDIALSTIEKALVTNPEEVVFRPNALNCRGEIQLKLNHLDLAESDFRGAITLAKSMSAKSLELSATISLARLLRDTIRRDEAYSMLSAIYNWFTEGFDTTDLKEAKALLDELSA, encoded by the coding sequence ATGCGCTGCGGGCGATGCGGGGCTGACAATCCAGATGGCAAGCGCTTCTGTGGCGATTGCGGCGCTGCATTCGCGCTATGTTGTCCGCAATGTGGTGCTGAGAATCCATACGACAAGAAGTTTTGCGGGGACTGCGGCGCATCGCTTATACAACAACCTGTTGCCGCAGAGGGAGCCGAAGCATCCGCGTTAGTCGAAGCCACGCAGTCAATCGGTGAGCGGCGGCATCTGACGGTACTGTTCTGCGATTTGGTCGATTCAACCGCGCTGGCCTCGCAACTGGATCCTGAGGATTGGCGTTCCGCCGTGGGCGCTTACCATCGCACCGCCGCCGAGGCGATCACCCGGTTCGGTGGCCATGTCGCTAAGTATCTGGGCGACGGCGTGATGGCTTTCTTCGGTTACCCCGAAGCCCACGACAACGACGCCGAACGCGCCGCGAGGTCGGGACTCGCACTTCTCGACGCGCTCGCCGTGCTCAATGAATCTTCAGCTCATCCGCGACTCGCCGCCCGCATCGGTATCGACTCCGGCCCGGTGGTGGTCGGAGCCGGAGCTGGACCAGGCGCCGACGTCTTTGGTGACGTGCCCAATGTCGCCGCTCGCGTGCAGTCCGCCGCCGAATCCGATTCCGTCTTCGTCACGGCTGCAACCCATCGTCTGATTTCCGGCCTCTTCATCACCGAGGATCGCGGCACCCAAACGCTCAAGGGTATCGCCGAACCACTGCCGCTCTACCGTATTGTCCGTCCGAGCGGCGCCCGCGGACGCCTCGAAGCTGCCGCTGCAGCCCGCGGTCTGACGCCGTTCGTTGGCCGCGACGATGAACTCCGGCTCCTGACCAGCCGCTGGGAACGCGCTCGCGAGGGCGAGGGTCAAGTCGCCCTGATCATTGGCGAGGCCGGCATCGGCAAGTCGCGCCTACTCCATCGCTTCCGCGAGACCCTTAGCGGCGCACCGCACAGCTGGATCGACGCGGCCGCCGGCGCCTTCTTCCAGCACACGCCCTTTTATCCGGTGACTGAGATATTGCGCCAGTTGGTGTGGGTGCAGAGCTTCAATCGCCTCGACGATTATCTTCGCGACCCCACCATCACCAGCAAGCGCGACAGCGAACCTACTCCCACGCCAGTAAGTACGGTTCCGGATGAGGCGATCGCGCAGTTACTTACCGGCCTGACGCAGGCGGGAATCAGCCCCGCTGTTGCTATTCCGCTGTTGGCCCCGCTCCTCAACCTAGCGTTGCCGTCTGAGTACGCACCATCGTCGCTGCCGCCCGATCAGCAGCGCCGCCGCCTGCTCGCGACGCTCGTTGCCTGGATTCTCGCCACCGCCCGCACGCAGCCGCTGATCATCGCGATTGAAGATTTGCACTGGGCCGATCCCTCGACCCTCGAGCTGATTCAGTTGCTCGTCGAGCAGGGCAACACCGTGCCTCTGTTTTTGTTATTCACCGCGCGGCCCGAGTTTCGTTCCCCGTGGCCGCTGCGGTCGCATCACGCCCAAATCAACTTGAACCGTCTCAACGTCCGCGACGTCCGCACCATCGTTGCGCAGATTGCCGCGCAAAAGGCCCTCGCCGACGAAACTGTGTCAGCGGTCGTTGACCGCACCGGCGGCGTCCCGCTGTTTGTTGAGGAACTCACGCGTGCGCTGCTTGAACGCGCCGACGCCCGTCCTACTGGCCGCGAGATTCCCGCCACCCTGCATGACTCGCTGATTGCGCGCCTCGATCGGCTCGGCCCCGCCCGCGAAACTCTTCAGCTTGGCGCTGTACTCGGCAGCGACTTTTCCTACGAGCTGTTATATGCGATCCACCCCACGCACGATCACGATGAATTGCAACGCCACCTGCGTCTTCTCACCGATGCCGAACTGCTCTACGTGCGTGGACTGGCGCCCGACGCGACCTATCAGTTCAAACACGCGTTGATTCGCGACGCCGCTTACGAAGCCTTGCTCAAAAGCCGCCGCAAGGAACTGCATCGATTAGTCGCGCAGACTATCGATACTCAGTTTTCAACTCTCAAAGAGAATCAACCCGAAGTCCTCGCCCAGCACTGGACCGAAGCCGGCCAAATTGAACCCGCGATCGCAGCATGGATTCGAGCCAGCCAGGCAGCGAAATCTCGCAACGCTTTCAACGAAGCACTGCGTCATTATGAAGCGGCAATTGAGTTAACTGGAGAGTTGCCGGAAGCCGCCGAGCACGACTCACAGAAGCTAGGACTCTTAGCGGCAATGACGCAACTGTTGGTAAATGCAAAAGGGCTCAGTGCTCCTGAAACTCGCGAGGCCATGGAGCAAGCATGTACTCTGGCCGAGAAGGTCGGGAATCTGCCTCAACTCATTTTACACCTCTTCTGGATCTGGCTCTCAGTGATGGCCGCGGGCACTCCCCAGAGCGCCGCTCCAATCGCGGACGAAATATTGGTTCTTGCCGAGCGCGACGCCACTCCCGCTAGTCTTGGACTTGCTCGCTTGGCTCAGGCCCGCGTGCACCTCTACACTGGAGACCTCCTCGGGGCGGAGGAATATTTCGCCAGCTATTCCATTCACCTTACGGGAGACGAGTTAAAGCCACTTTATGGAGGGTTTGCGGGTGCATGGGCGCTTGCTGGCTTTGGTGCCTGGCTCTTGGGTCATGTCGATTCTGCCCGCAGCCGAGTTGCCAGGGCGATCGACCTTGGAAGCAAGAGCGATGATCCATATCCTCTCGCGCTCGCACTATATGTGGAGAGCCGGTTCTTCGGGTATCTAAAAGAATTTGGACGTGCCGAGGCTGCGGCTGCGCGAGCAGCAGCCTTGTCCAAAGAGCATGGTTTTGGCCAAGTGCTGCAATATGCCCGCCTGGAAATGGGCTGGGCGCGTGCGCAACTAGGGTTTGCGAGCGAAGGGGTGTCTACGATCAATCAAAGTCTGGCTGGCTTGGACGAGATCGGAGTACGCACAGGCCTCGCCGATTTCCTCACGCAGTTGGCCGAAGCACAGGCACTCGATGGCAAGGTCGATATTGCGTTAAGCACGATCGAGAAAGCACTTGTAACGAACCCCGAGGAAGTCGTTTTCCGTCCCAACGCTCTGAATTGTCGCGGCGAAATCCAGCTCAAGCTCAACCATCTCGACTTGGCCGAATCCGACTTCCGCGGCGCGATCACTCTCGCCAAATCGATGAGCGCGAAATCATTGGAACTATCCGCAACTATATCGCTGGCACGACTCCTTCGCGACACCATCCGCCGCGACGAAGCCTATTCGATGCTCTCCGCTATCTACAATTGGTTCACCGAAGGCTTCGACACCACTGACTTGAAGGAAGCCAAGGCTCTCCTCGACGAGTTGAGCGCGTGA